One Brassica oleracea var. oleracea cultivar TO1000 chromosome C7, BOL, whole genome shotgun sequence genomic window carries:
- the LOC106305710 gene encoding uncharacterized protein LOC106305710: MEIRNSEGKLPTSLKNLDLNKSHEPKNKILVSAYLSSSRISALKPGPPSLVSLCLGVVGRHLEEIIPCLADISDIFPADIKMSIAAIAKRRKLLDDDLIISLADTSWEILDVSSSDVSDSGLAKVSEMCKSLRAVDISRCNKITSMGVSELVQNCRSLETLRCGGCPSSESTARRSLSLFKPDLSNVEEETWEELDVTEIGHGGHSLRWLVWPRIDKDSLEMLSIECPRIVVNPKPSFLTYTLHEVPREALPDVALDEPFVKDIDPKTWVVRGVVKNPTTPLLSLTSSGELSIAEKFRLAFAERDARLAPKRAKNARQQQRRAERDWMMSSDEAKAVAFASKATRSLRTK; encoded by the exons ATGGAAATTCGAAATTCAGAAGGAAAGCTGCCGACTTCGCTCAAGAATCTTGACTTGAATAAGAGTCATGAACCAAAGAATAAGATTCTTGTTTCGGCTTATCTATCTTCCTCAC GAATCTCTGCGTTGAAACCAGGACCTCCATCTCTTGTCAGCTTGTGTCTTGGGGTTGTCGGGAGGCATTTAGAAGAAATCATTCCTTGTTTAGCTGATATCTCCGACATCTTTCCTGCCGACATCAAG ATGTCGATTGCTGCCATTGCTAAAAGAAGGAAGCTACTGGATGATGATTTGATTATCTCTTTGGCTGACACTTCCTGGGAGATTTTAGACGTTAGCAGTTCAGATGTCTCGGATTCTGGCCTAGCTAAAGTCTCGGAGATGTGCAAATCTCTCCGAGCTGTGGACATTAG CCGGTGCAACAAGATCACATCCATGGGAGTCTCAGAGCTTGTACAAAACTGCCGATCATTGGAAACTCTAAGATGCGG AGGATGCCCAAGCAGCGAGTCCACAGCACGCAGATCTTTGAGTTTGTTTAAGCCAGACTTGAGTAATGTCGAAGAAGAAACATGGGAAGAACTAGACGTTACAGAGATTGGTCATGGCGGTCACTCATTGCGTTGGCTTGTTTGG CCACGAATTGATAAGGACTCATTGGAGATGCTGTCCATCGAATGTCCAAGAATAGTAGTAAACCCCAAGCCCTCGTTTCTCACTTACACTCTACACGAGGTTCCTCGAGAAGCCTTACCAGATGTTGCATTGGACGAGCCCTTTGTGAAAGATATTGATCCCAAGACGTGGGTTGTTAGAGGAGTTGTGAAGAATCCCACAACCCCCTTATTATCATTGACTTCCTCCGGTGAGCTGTCGATAGCAGAGAAGTTCAGACTAGCGTTTGCGGAGAGAGATGCACGGTTAGCCCCTAAGCGAGCTAAGAATGCAAGGCAACAGCAGCGTCGTGCTGAGAGGGATTGGATGATGTCCAGTGACGAAGCCAAAGCGGTGGCTTTTGCATCAAAGGCCACCAGGTCTTTGCGCACGAAGTAG
- the LOC106304180 gene encoding vacuolar protein sorting-associated protein 22 homolog 1 → MRRRPGIGGLQKAAAARDQYRLLGENVAKLRTDMMKEQLATFKSQLEEFARKHKNDIRKNPAFRAQFHEMCAKVGVDPLASNKGFWAELLGIGDFYYELGVQIIEVCMQTRSLNGGLISLQELCSHLRQRRKKDREAVTEDDCLRAISKLKVLGSGFEVITIGKKKLVRSVPTELNKDHNQILELAQGQGFVTVEEVQRHLSWTSGRVIDALETLLEEGLAMIDNGSKDGKCQYWFPCVSSVYSFVGSDI, encoded by the exons ATGCGACGACGACCAGGAATCGGAGGTCTTCAAAAGGCGGCAGCTGCTCGG GATCAGTACAGGTTATTAGGAGAAAATGTGGCCAAGCTACGGACTGATATGATGAAAGAGCAGCTCGCCACTTTCAAGTCCCAGCTTGAAGAGTTCGCTCGTAAACACAAG AATGATATTCGTAAAAATCCAGCCTTTAGGGCTCAGTTCCATGAGATGTGTGCTAAAGTTGGTGTGGATCCACTTGCTTCCAACAAGGGCTTCTGGGCTGAGCTCCTCGGAATTGGTGACTTCTACTATGAACTTG GAGTTCAGATTATTGAAGTTTGCATGCAAACAAGGTCACTCAATGGAGGTTTGATCAGCTTGCAAGAGCTATGCAGTCATCTTCGTCAGAGAAGGAAGAAAGACCGTGAAGCTGTCACCGAAGATGATTGTCTTCGTGCTATTAGCAAGCTAAAG GTATTGGGTAGCGGATTTGAGGTAATCACAATTGGCAAGAAAAAGCTTGTCCGTTCAGTCCCCACCGAGCTCAACAAAGACCATAACCAAATCCTGGAGCTGGCTCAG GGTCAAGGCTTTGTGACTGTGGAAGAGGTACAAAGACATCTCTCGTGGACATCTGGTCGGGTCATAGATGCCCTCGAAACTTTGTTAGAG GAGGGACTCGCAATGATCGACAATGGTAGCAAAGACGGAAAATGCCAGTACTGGTTCCCCTGTGTCTCTTCTGTTTACTCATTCGTTGGATCTGATATTTAA
- the LOC106305709 gene encoding uncharacterized protein LOC106305709 isoform X1, protein MGPGHVFLDHIHEDNIRTNPCIQLYKSHYISIVSKVQLINLRSSELSMEKNIKRYDVWRSLKDGDYQEEDVWDVLDGYHQPSLMISNHTSKPSLLAQTFLSSEPRMIPERQRREGMAHMGQHSAPVNVPEWSMVRRKKTKKAEDDDDDDDDVSPEEYFLRRSRSSSSSSVMEGIGRKLKGRDLSKVRNAVLKKTGFLE, encoded by the exons ATGGGTCCTGGCCATGTTTTTTTGGATCATATCCATGAAGACAACATAAGAACCAATCCTTGT ATTCAACTCTATAAATCTCACTATATTAGTATAGTCTCCAAGGTTCAACTAATAAACTTAAG AAGTAGTGAGTTATCAATGGAGAAGAACATCAAGAGATATGATGTGTGGAGATCTTTGAAAGATGGAGATTATCAAGAAGAAGATGTGTGGGATGTTCTTGATGGATATCATCAACCCTCGTTGATGATCAGCAACCATACGAGTAAACCATCTTTACTAGCACAAACTTTTCTTTCGAGTGAGCCTAGGATGATTCCAGAGAGGCAGCGCAGAGAAGGAATGGCACATATGGGACAACACTCGGCTCCTGTCAATGTTCCAGAGTGGTCAATGGTTCGCAGAAAGAAGACAAAGAAAGCAGAGGATGATGATGATGATGATGATGATGTATCACCGGAAGAGTATTTTCTGCGGCGGAGTCGATCATCATCGTCGTCCTCGGTTATGGAAGGAATTGGAAGGAAATTGAAAGGAAGAGACTTGAGCAAAGTCAGGAATGCAGTATTGAAGAAAACTGGATTTCTTGAATAG
- the LOC106306685 gene encoding polyadenylate-binding protein RBP45C-like, with the protein MMQQPPPAANGAAAGSGQIPSDQQAYHHHQSWMMQQQQGQPPAAWNPQSAPSPVQQYGGGSQTPGSAGEIKSLWIGDLQPWMDEGYLMSIFSITGEVQQAKVIRNKLTGLTEGYGFIEFVSHAAAERILQTYNGAQMPNCEQTFRLNWAQLGAGERRQSDGPEHTVFVGDLAPDVTDYVLTETFKAVYSSVKGAKVVTDRATGRSKGYGFVKFGDESEQIRAMTEMNGQYCSSRPMRIGPAANKKPLTMQQQPGAYQNTQGNPGEGDPTNTTIFVGALDESVTEDVLKSVFGQFGELVHVKIPAGKRCGFVQYAIRGCAEQALNSLNGTQLGGQSIRLSWGRTPSNKQTQPEQAQYGGGGGGYYGYPPQGYEGYGYAPPPQDPNAYYGGYPGAGYGNYQQPGGYQQHQQ; encoded by the exons ATGATGCAGCAGCCACCTCCCGCCGCTAACGGTGCCGCCGCAGGATCAGGTCAGATCCCTTCGGACCAGCAAGCTTACCACCACCACCAGTCGTGGATGATGCAGCAGCAGCAAGGTCAGCCGCCGGCAGCATGGAATCCTCAGTCGGCGCCGTCTCCGGTTCAACAGTACGGCGGTGGATCTCAGACTCCAGGATCAGCTGGAGAGATCAAATCCTTGTGGATCGGAGACTTGCAGCCATGGATGGACGAAGGCTACCTCATGAGCATCTTCTCTATCACCGGCGAG GTTCAACAAGCTAAAGTCATACGCAATAAACTGACCGGGTTAACCGAAGGCTACGGGTTTATTGAGTTTGTGTCCCATGCTGCAGCTGAGAGGATTCTCCAGACGTACAACGGAGCTCAGATGCCTAACTGTGAGCAGACCTTTAGGCTGAACTGGGCTCAGCTTGGAGCTGGAGAGAGACGCCAGTCTGATGGGCCCGAGCACACTGTTTTTGTTGGAGATCTGGCGCCTGATGTTACTGACTACGTGCTTACGGAAACGTTCAAGGCTGTGTATTCCTCTGTGAAGGGAGCAAAAGTTGTGACTGATAGGGCCACTGGACGGTCCAAGGGATACGGGTTTGTGAAGTTTGGGGATGAAAGTGAGCAGATAAGGGCAATGACTGAGATGAATGGTCAGTACTGCTCGTCTAGGCCTATGCGTATTGGTCCAGCTGCTAACAAGAAGCCTCTTACAATGCAACAGCAACCAG GTGCATATCAGAACACTCAAGGAAACCCCGGAGAAGGTGATCCAACTAACACAACG ATTTTTGTTGGAGCTTTGGATGAAAGTGTGACAGAAGATGTTTTGAAGTCAGTTTTTGGTCAATTTGGTGAACTTGTTCATGTGAAAATACCAGCAGGAAAACGTTGCGGATTTGTTCAATATGCTATTAG GGGATGTGCAGAGCAAGCACTCAACTCGTTGAATGGAACACAACTTGGCGGACAAAGCATTCGTCTTTCATGGGGTCGCACTCCTTCCAACAAGCAG ACTCAACCTGAACAAGCTCAGTATGGTGGCGGTGGTGGTGGATACTATGGGTATCCTCCTCAGGGATATGAAGGTTACGGATATGCGCCACCTCCTCAGGACCCTAACGCCTACTATGGTGGCTACCCTGGTGCCGGCTATGGAAACTACCAGCAGCCTGGTGGCTACCAGCAGCATCAGCAG TGA
- the LOC106305711 gene encoding uncharacterized protein LOC106305711, with product MGHARKLEDDNSPSSPLNETLLIATMCIFGLQVHVHVRDGSVFSGVFYTASFENGFGIVLKNAKMTKKGKSKANVASGSVVETLVIMSPNIVLVVAEGVSLPSNVTGNNECEIVGSAMETLPSKPRLSAAKKNGIEGRGNHHRRQPGAKILKRNEHIPDVHQEDIQSSSSNLDSMSGRVRPIEEDKLMPKPMSNGFHDAAERPSSTDNSSSRSETVDETSELCQGLKASPNESAPTQDVKKAKEFKLNPEAKNFSPSYTKRLSPSPAAMPDIGNFAYIPSNTPMLPVPEPVYPEVGNSPYMPQTIPPSKFVPYGNLTAGNTVVGFHYPQHVSIIFPRGYYIKGALSTSS from the exons ATGGGACACGCAAGAAAACTCGAAGACGACAACTCTCCATCGTCACCATTAAACGAAACGCTCTTAATAGCGACTATGTGCATCTTCGGATTACAGGTTCACGTTCACGTCAGGGACGGCTCGGTGTTTTCCGGCGTATTCTACACAGCTTCCTTCGAGAACGGCTTTG GCATTGTTTTGAAGAATGCGAAAATGACTAAGAAGGGGAAAAGTAAAGCGAATGTTGCAAGCGGAAGTGTGGTCGAGACGCTTGTTATTATGTCTCCCAACATTGTTCTAGTAGTTGCAGAG GGAGTCTCGCTTCCATCAAATGTTACAGGGAATAATGAGTGTGAGATTGTTGGATCAGCTATGGAGACTTTACCTTCTAAGCCTCGTTTGTCTGCTGCAAAGAAAAATGGTATTGAAGGAAGGGGAAATCATCATAGGAG ACAGCCAGGAGCCAAGATTTTGAAGCGTAATGAACACATTCCTGACGTTCATCAGGAGGATATCCAAAGCTCGAGTTCTAACT TGGATAGCATGTCCGGACGAGTTAGACCAATAGAAGAAGATAAGTTGATGCCGAAACCTATGAGTAATGGTTTTCACGATGCTGCTGAAAGGCCCTCTTCCACTGACAATTCATCCTCACGAAGTGAAACTGTTGATGAAACCTCAGAGCTGTGTCAGGGTTTAAAGGCATCTCCCAATGAATCAGCACCTACCCAGGACGTAAAAAAGGCTAAG GAGTTCAAGTTGAATCCCGAGGCCAAGAATTTTTCTCCATCTTATACAAAACGTCTTTCACCGTCTCCTGCTGCTATGCCTGATATTGGAAATTTTGCTTATATACCAAGCAACACTCCCATGCTACCTGTTCCTGAACCTGTTTACCCTGAAGTTGGAAACAGCCCTTATATGCCCCAGACAATTCCACCATCCAAGTTTGTGCCATATGGCAATTTGACTGCTGGAAATACCGTCGTTGGATTTCACTATCCTCAACACGTAAGTATTATCTTTCCTCGGGGATATTATATCAAAGGGGCCTTATCAACTAGCAGTTGA
- the LOC106303863 gene encoding fatty acid desaturase 4-like 2, chloroplastic: MAVVPLQTKHTLSRITNNIPTSHRPSLLRLRVTCSVTTTTKSRPTRENLVVVNPPLSTDTALQSSWTRRLWVSAGCTTVFVSFAKSIIGGFGSNLWLEPALAGFGGYILADLGSGLYHWATDNYGDGSTPLVGTHVQDSFDHHECPWTITERQFANNLHFLARGTTLMVLPLDLAFDDHVFHGFVSTFAFCVLFCQQFHVWAHGSKSELPPLVVALQDIGLLVSRERHVEHHRAPYNNNYCVVSGVWNKVLDESKFFEALEMVVYFKLGMKPRSWINPNSEWTEETEITNC; encoded by the coding sequence ATGGCTGTTGTACCACTTCAGACCAAACATACTCTAAGTCGCATCACCAACAACATCCCAACAAGTCACCGTCCATCGCTTCTCCGTCTACGTGTCACGTGCTCAGTTACTACCACCACCAAGTCTCGCCCTACCCGTGAGAACCTTGTGGTTGTGAATCCTCCTCTCTCCACTGACACAGCTTTGCAATCGTCATGGACCCGCCGCTTATGGGTTTCAGCTGGCTGCACCACCGTCTTTGTCTCTTTTGCCAAATCTATCATTGGAGGGTTTGGTTCTAACCTTTGGCTCGAGCCAGCTTTAGCCGGTTTTGGCGGATACATCTTAGCAGATCTAGGCTCTGGTTTGTATCACTGGGCCACCGATAACTACGGAGATGGTTCAACGCCTCTAGTAGGAACCCACGTCCAAGATTCTTTTGATCACCACGAGTGCCCTTGGACAATCACCGAGCGGCAATTTGCAAACAATCTACACTTTCTGGCTCGTGGCACAACCCTGATGGTTCTCCCACTAGACCTTGCGTTTGATGACCATGTGTTTCATGGCTTCGTAAGCACGTTTGCGTTTTGCGTATTGTTTTGCCAGCAGTTTCATGTTTGGGCTCATGGGAGCAAGAGCGAGCTTCCACCTCTTGTGGTGGCGTTGCAGGACATTGGACTGCTTGTTTCACGAGAGAGGCACGTGGAGCATCACCGAGCACCGTATAATAACAATTACTGTGTAGTGAGTGGGGTATGGAACAAGGTTTTGGATGAAAGTAAGTTCTTTGAAGCGTTGGAGATGGTGGTGTATTTCAAGCTCGGGATGAAGCCAAGGTCATGGATCAATCCAAACTCGGAGTGGACAGAAGAAACTGAGATAACTAATTGTTGA
- the LOC106305825 gene encoding tryptophan synthase beta chain 2, chloroplastic, with protein sequence MATSGTASTFRPSVSASSRLTHLRSSPPFKVPNFTPLPSSRSHSFSVSCTIAKDPTFLMAEAEKTKAAGSDPTLWKRPDSFGRFGKFGGKYVPETLMHALSELETAFYSLATDDDFQRELAGILKDYVGRESPLYFAERLTEHYRRENGEGPLIYLKREDLNHTGAHKINNAVAQALLAKRLGKRRIIAETGAGQHGVATATVCARFGLQCIIYMGAQDMERQALNVFRMRLLGAEVRGVHSGTATLKDATSEAIRDWVTNVETTHYILGSVAGPHPYPMMVRDFHAVIGKETRRQAMEKWGGKPDVLVACVGGGSNAMGLFHEFVDDTEVRMIGVEAAGFGLDSGKHAATLTKGDVGVLHGAMSYLLQDDDGQIIEPHSISAGLDYPGVGPEHSFLKDMGRAEYYSVTDEEALEAFKRVSRLEGIIPALETSHALAHLEKLCPTLPDGARVVLNFSGRGDKDVQTAIKYLEV encoded by the exons ATGGCCACCTCAGGAACCGCTTCTACTTTCAGACCATCCGTTTCAGCTTCTTCTAGATTGACCCATCTGAGATCATCTCCGCCCTTCAAAGTCCCAAACTTTACTCCTCTGCCATCCTCTCGCTCACATTCGTTCTCCGTCTCTTGCACCATTGCAAAGGACCCGACTTTCCTCATGGCGGAGGCCGAGAAGACAAAGGCCGCTGGATCTGACCCGACCTTGTGGAAACGACCCGATTCGTTTGGTCGGTTCGGGAAGTTTGGTGGGAAGTACGTCCCTGAAACTCTAATGCACGCTCTCTCCGAACTCGAAACTGCTTTCTACTCGCTTGCCACCGACGATGATTTCCAG AGGGAGTTGGCAGGGATCTTAAAAGACTACGTGGGTCGAGAAAGTCCTCTCTACTTCGCAGAGAGGCTCACAGAGCATTATCGCCGAGAAAACGGCGAAGGACCGCTCATATACCTCAAACGAGAAGACCTGAACCACACCGGTGCTCACAAGATCAACAACGCTGTGGCTCAAGCCCTTCTCGCCAAACGTTTAGGCAAGAGGAGGATTATCGCCGAGACAGGAGCTGGCCAACACGGCGTAGCCACAGCTACTGTATGTGCCCGTTTCGGTTTGCAGTGTATTATCTACATGGGCGCTCAAGATATGGAGAGACAAGCTCTCAACGTGTTCAGGATGCGTCTACTCGGTGCTGAGGTGAGAGGGGTTCACTCCGGAACGGCTACTTTGAAGGACGCGACGTCCGAAGCGATAAGGGATTGGGTGACGAATGTGGAGACTACTCATTACATATTGGGATCTGTTGCGGGTCCTCATCCTTATCCTATGATGGTTAGAGACTTTCATGCGGTGATTGGTAAAGAGACGAGGAGACAAGCGATGGAGAAGTGGGGAGGGAAGCCTGATGTCTTGGTGGCTTGTGTTGGTGGTGGCTCGAATGCTATGGGACTGTTTCATGAGTTTGTGGATGATACTGAGGTGCGTATGATTGGTGTGGAAGCTGCTGGATTTGGATTGGACAGTGGTAAACACGCTGCTACGTTGACAAAGGGAGATGTTGGTGTTCTTCATGGAGCTATGAGTTACTTGCTGCAAGATGATGATGGACAAATCATTGAACCGCACTCCATCAGTGCCGG CTTGGACTACCCTGGAGTTGGACCTGAGCATAGTTTTCTGAAAGACATGGGACGGGCTGAGTATTACAGTGTTACTGATGAAGAAGCCTTAGAAG CGTTCAAGAGAGTGTCTAGGTTGGAGGGAATAATCCCAGCATTGGAGACATCTCATGCATTGGCTCATCTCGAGAAGCTCTGTCCGACTTTACCTGATGGAGCTAGAGTGGTCTTGAACTTCAGCGGGAGAGGTGATAAGGATGTTCAGACGGCCATCAAGTATCTTGAAGTTTAA
- the LOC106305709 gene encoding uncharacterized protein LOC106305709 isoform X2, which yields MEKNIKRYDVWRSLKDGDYQEEDVWDVLDGYHQPSLMISNHTSKPSLLAQTFLSSEPRMIPERQRREGMAHMGQHSAPVNVPEWSMVRRKKTKKAEDDDDDDDDVSPEEYFLRRSRSSSSSSVMEGIGRKLKGRDLSKVRNAVLKKTGFLE from the coding sequence ATGGAGAAGAACATCAAGAGATATGATGTGTGGAGATCTTTGAAAGATGGAGATTATCAAGAAGAAGATGTGTGGGATGTTCTTGATGGATATCATCAACCCTCGTTGATGATCAGCAACCATACGAGTAAACCATCTTTACTAGCACAAACTTTTCTTTCGAGTGAGCCTAGGATGATTCCAGAGAGGCAGCGCAGAGAAGGAATGGCACATATGGGACAACACTCGGCTCCTGTCAATGTTCCAGAGTGGTCAATGGTTCGCAGAAAGAAGACAAAGAAAGCAGAGGATGATGATGATGATGATGATGATGTATCACCGGAAGAGTATTTTCTGCGGCGGAGTCGATCATCATCGTCGTCCTCGGTTATGGAAGGAATTGGAAGGAAATTGAAAGGAAGAGACTTGAGCAAAGTCAGGAATGCAGTATTGAAGAAAACTGGATTTCTTGAATAG